In a single window of the Homalodisca vitripennis isolate AUS2020 unplaced genomic scaffold, UT_GWSS_2.1 ScUCBcl_541;HRSCAF=2789, whole genome shotgun sequence genome:
- the LOC124370836 gene encoding piggyBac transposable element-derived protein 4-like gives MAAGLSDSQIEREVIDNDLDNESDSSVQESDTDSESDLDDDGTFPLNPAWSAQLQPPTVIPFTKQNELLVPTPRENKPVDWFLLLVDDQLLESIVADTNRYAFDLFFGPSTEPRSRIHRWKDLTLDELKKFIGLLLHTGTFKLNRLNDYWKTHRMFNLNCFRDHMSRDRFLIILRCIHFSHHQNVAQGVQEDRLSKVRMLVDHFNKKMDDVYYPGKELSLDEAMVLWRGRLIFRQYIKGKRHKYGIKLYTLCEPGGLILRFLVYSGSLSDLGGKGHATKVVLHLMRGKLNHGHSLYMDNFYNSFPLAYQLLRKKTYCTGTLRADRKYLPDEVKSAKVKKGETIARSAEQVTVAKWKDKRVVTYITTEFENNMVESRNRHGVARVKPLPIVKYNTFMKGVDRADQMLAYYPCERKTLRWYKKIFVHIMQMALVNALKLYNLSNPQETMNLYDFRLAVIESLVPEKELQAPERPRRSNEKALHVVSLIEGKDNRNRQKRKRCRVCHSEGREKRTAYFCAQCPGEPSLCPVACFEKHHA, from the coding sequence ATGGCTGCCGGACTCAGTGACTCACAGATTGAACGGGAGGTTATAGACAATGACCTTGACAATGAATCAGACAGTTCCGTGCAGGAAAGTGATACCGATTCCGAAAGTGACTTGGATGATGACGGAACTTTTCCACTAAACCCTGCATGGTCTGCACAGCTACAACCCCCTACAGTTATTcctttcacaaaacaaaatgaaCTATTAGTCCCTACGCCAAGAGAAAATAAGCCGGTAGATTGGTTTTTGCTTTTGGTTGACGATCAGCTGCTGGAAAGTATCGTAGCAGATACAAACAGGTACGCTTTTGACTTGTTTTTTGGGCCTTCCACTGAGCCACGATCACGTATTCACAGATGGAAGGACTTAACTTTAGACGAACTAAAAAAGTTCATAGGCCTATTGCTTCACACTGGTACGTTCAAACTGAACCGCCTCAATGACTACTGGAAAACCCATCGAATGTTCAACTTGAATTGCTTCCGTGACCATATGAGCCGTGATCGGTTTTTGATTATATTACGATGCATTCATTTCTCACATCATCAAAATGTAGCTCAAGGTGTACAGGAAGACCGTTTGTCAAAAGTAAGGATGCTAGTTGACCACTTCAACAAAAAGATGGATGATGTTTACTATCCAGGCAAAGAACTTTCTTTGGATGAGGCTATGGTTTTGTGGCGCGGTCGGTTGATTTTCCGACAGTACATCAAAGGAAAGCGCCACAAGTATGGCATCAAACTGTACACTCTTTGTGAACCTGGTGGTCTCATACTTCGTTTTCTTGTCTACTCAGGATCTCTCAGTGACTTAGGTGGGAAAGGTCATGCCACAAAGGTAGTACTACATCTTATGAGAGGGAAGCTCAACCATGGTCACTCGTTGTACATGGATAATTTTTACAATAGCTTTCCTTTGGCCTACCAACTGCTTAGGAAGAAGACGTATTGTACTGGCACACTTAGAGCAGACAGAAAGTACCTGCCAGATGAGGTAAAATCAGCCAAAGTAAAAAAAGGTGAGACAATTGCTCGGAGTGCAGAACAAGTCACTGTTGCCAAGTGGAAGGACAAGCGTGTAGTGACATACATCACTACAGAGTTTGAAAACAACATGGTTGAATCACGGAATCGCCATGGAGTAGCTAGAGTAAAACCCCTGCCCATTgtgaaatataacacatttatgaaGGGAGTGGATAGGGCAGATCAAATGCTAGCGTACTATCCATGCGAAAGAAAAACGCTGAGGTGGTACAAAAAGATCTTTGTACACATAATGCAGATGGCACTGGTGAACGCCTTGAAGCTGTACAACCTTTCCAATCCCCAAGAAACAATGAATCTTTATGACTTCAGGCTAGCTGTCATCGAATCCCTTGTCCCTGAGAAAGAGCTACAAGCCCCAGAACGTCCTCGCCGAAGCAATGAGAAGGCACTGCACGTTGTCTCCTTGATTGAAGGGAAGGACAACAGGAATCGGCAGAAGAGAAAACGTTGCAGAGTCTGCCACAGTGAAGGAAGAGAAAAACGTACTGCATACTTTTGTGCACAGTGCCCAGGAGAACCTTCACTCTGTCCTGTGGCATGCTTTGAAAAACACCATGCTTAG